A portion of the Candidatus Zixiibacteriota bacterium genome contains these proteins:
- a CDS encoding FlgD immunoglobulin-like domain containing protein: MKQISFILIFFTFLTTDSFGENSFDRAAIHEAQLSGLKLERRDISNQKSVEFLPSASSAADIALSESVAPATFAQTNASIKQLKDSSWLAVWQDHRAGSWKIFAQKLSSSGVKTGINFFTAGSSIGSDYVDPKLLVDTSGNIILCYRDQTNGLIFCTRYSSSFVLTGSPFIVNDTSSNAFAGLYDVSLFPDGRVVVVWEDYSTGGNTVAMKLLAANGSTLVGPLTVNSITPSTQRWAPSVSTQPSGGLLVAWEDYRNGQADIFCRLFSGAGAAIGADFSVVPPPFDADPQFAPEVVFSPLDKYIIGWLDRRQGQEVFAQRYDPVGGLIGGNTLISVNDTLATNWDLEFGISSTGTLLATWASFAAQNSIAVRVISNGLVPSTLRTANLATDGQRWAPSLSLGQLNRYGIVWTEVGSNENIHFMLFDNAGTRLFTPERVINDDAIGAQSTDPYILTTTNWWNLALFVDERNDAGDIYLQTFSHTGSLLQSNVKVNQSTSGSLQSNPNATSGNNKSLVVWIDSRPVAGNGGQRIFGRFGSIWGSFSEAEFMISESAQSSGKLDLKAVMNNTGRALVAWIDNRNGTPQVYGRWLSTSGQLDGAEFQISNSSTDVQNTALHIGKDNLNRFYIVWLDNGAATPTVKGRWYNPDKTPGGTFSYISSIANVPIGSLAADISTTGETVLLWTGTDTGIKKLYMTVVSSASTVAIPAFEITNDLASLADDPALAIDNDDYVSTAWVDWREGKAKVYTQLLDPAFNLIGANQPVASGNPEIMNSPSVYAERGRAWYVWSDPRSNGFNIYGNTILYLPTGADDDRDNLPVSFELMQNFPNPFNPATTIAFTIPASGEVHLNVYNLIGQNVRELVGSALAAGSHYIEWDGTDNNGQRVASGIYLYTLTVGDISQSKKMLLLK, from the coding sequence ATGAAACAGATTTCTTTTATTCTCATTTTTTTCACTTTTCTTACCACAGATAGCTTCGGGGAAAATAGCTTTGATCGCGCAGCTATTCACGAGGCTCAACTCTCCGGATTGAAACTTGAACGAAGAGACATCTCCAACCAGAAGTCCGTTGAATTTTTGCCGTCAGCCTCCAGCGCCGCAGACATTGCCCTCTCCGAATCAGTTGCTCCAGCCACGTTTGCGCAAACCAATGCCTCGATAAAACAACTGAAAGACAGTTCCTGGCTTGCCGTCTGGCAAGATCATCGCGCCGGAAGTTGGAAGATTTTCGCTCAAAAATTGAGTTCTTCGGGGGTGAAGACTGGAATTAACTTTTTCACGGCTGGCTCTTCAATCGGCTCGGATTATGTGGATCCTAAGCTCTTAGTCGACACGTCAGGAAATATTATTCTCTGCTACCGTGACCAAACAAACGGACTTATATTCTGCACCCGATATAGCTCATCTTTTGTACTCACTGGATCTCCGTTTATCGTAAATGATACTTCGTCAAACGCCTTTGCCGGATTATATGATGTCTCTCTCTTCCCTGACGGCCGTGTTGTCGTTGTCTGGGAGGACTACTCGACCGGAGGGAATACCGTTGCAATGAAATTGCTTGCTGCCAACGGATCAACACTTGTTGGCCCTTTGACAGTTAATTCAATTACTCCATCCACCCAACGCTGGGCTCCTTCAGTCTCTACCCAACCGAGCGGCGGACTTTTGGTCGCATGGGAGGACTATAGGAATGGCCAAGCTGACATTTTCTGCCGACTTTTCAGTGGCGCGGGCGCTGCCATCGGAGCTGATTTTTCTGTCGTCCCGCCTCCATTTGATGCCGATCCGCAATTTGCCCCGGAGGTTGTCTTCTCGCCTCTGGATAAATATATCATCGGCTGGTTAGATCGTCGTCAGGGCCAGGAAGTCTTCGCCCAGCGATACGACCCGGTCGGCGGTCTCATCGGAGGCAATACTTTGATTTCAGTAAATGACACACTCGCCACCAATTGGGACCTTGAATTTGGCATCTCTTCAACGGGCACCCTTCTTGCGACATGGGCTTCGTTTGCCGCTCAAAACAGTATTGCCGTGCGAGTCATTTCAAACGGTTTGGTTCCCTCCACATTACGAACGGCGAACCTCGCCACCGATGGACAACGCTGGGCCCCGTCGCTTTCTCTTGGCCAACTGAACAGATATGGCATAGTATGGACCGAGGTTGGCAGTAACGAGAACATTCATTTTATGCTTTTTGATAATGCCGGTACAAGACTCTTCACGCCAGAGCGGGTCATCAACGATGACGCAATTGGCGCTCAGTCCACTGATCCATATATTCTGACCACGACCAATTGGTGGAATCTGGCGCTCTTTGTCGACGAGCGCAACGATGCCGGCGATATTTATCTTCAAACATTCTCCCATACCGGCTCCCTGCTTCAAAGTAACGTCAAAGTTAATCAGAGTACTTCTGGAAGCCTGCAATCAAACCCAAATGCCACAAGCGGCAACAATAAATCACTCGTAGTTTGGATTGACAGCAGGCCAGTAGCCGGAAACGGCGGACAACGGATTTTTGGTCGGTTCGGTTCTATCTGGGGAAGTTTTAGTGAAGCCGAATTCATGATTTCCGAAAGTGCGCAGTCCTCCGGCAAGCTTGACCTTAAAGCGGTCATGAACAACACCGGAAGAGCCTTGGTGGCATGGATTGACAACCGAAACGGCACACCTCAAGTGTACGGGCGTTGGCTCTCGACTTCCGGCCAGCTTGATGGCGCGGAGTTCCAGATTTCCAATTCAAGTACCGACGTGCAAAACACCGCGCTCCATATTGGCAAAGATAATCTCAACCGCTTTTATATCGTCTGGCTCGATAACGGTGCCGCCACTCCGACCGTCAAAGGACGCTGGTACAATCCTGACAAGACCCCCGGCGGGACATTTAGTTACATCTCATCAATTGCCAATGTCCCTATTGGAAGTTTGGCCGCCGATATATCCACAACCGGCGAAACGGTTCTCTTATGGACAGGAACAGACACGGGGATAAAAAAACTGTATATGACGGTGGTGTCATCGGCCAGCACAGTTGCTATTCCGGCCTTTGAAATCACCAATGACTTGGCTTCGTTGGCCGATGACCCAGCGCTGGCAATCGACAACGATGACTATGTAAGCACAGCCTGGGTTGACTGGCGAGAAGGAAAAGCGAAGGTTTACACGCAATTACTGGATCCGGCTTTCAATCTAATAGGAGCTAATCAACCAGTAGCGTCGGGTAACCCTGAGATCATGAATTCGCCTTCAGTATATGCCGAGCGGGGACGGGCATGGTATGTCTGGTCTGATCCGCGCTCGAACGGATTTAATATTTATGGTAACACGATTCTCTATTTGCCGACCGGTGCCGACGATGATCGAGATAATTTGCCGGTTTCGTTTGAACTCATGCAAAATTTTCCTAACCCGTTCAATCCTGCCACAACTATTGCCTTCACCATTCCAGCTTCAGGTGAAGTCCATCTTAATGTTTACAATCTAATTGGCCAGAACGTGCGCGAGTTGGTGGGTTCAGCTCTCGCGGCAGGATCGCATTATATAGAATGGGATGGAACCGACAATAACGGCCAAAGAGTCGCAAGCGGCATTTATCTTTACACTCTCACCGTTGGCGATATCTCTCAATCAAAAAAGATGTTGTTGCTGAAATAG